One genomic window of Halovivax cerinus includes the following:
- a CDS encoding IS5 family transposase: MKRVASVVPTKIARFTKQVVSLSQKAVAGAPRPAFQPGEGGYADWVIVTIHGLKTYLDLPYRRLLDVLAEMPRIGRILDLEPAELPDFTTVCARMQPLKMPIWRDFLRLSAQLHDTGDIQAIDATGMDRIAASQHYAKRTNYTFRAVKTTALIDCETGVILDIHCSMKQPHDSQIAWQLLTRNLEKLTILTADKGYDWELLRHKLRSEGVTPVIKYREFGWHGIANNVLLDDTTYHQRSNIEATFFALRRKYGEIVRARTWFGQFRELVLKCAVRNVELALDAATG; encoded by the coding sequence ATGAAGCGGGTAGCTTCGGTTGTGCCTACGAAGATTGCCCGCTTCACGAAGCAGGTTGTGTCGCTCTCACAAAAAGCCGTCGCTGGAGCGCCAAGACCGGCGTTTCAACCGGGTGAGGGCGGCTATGCCGACTGGGTAATCGTGACAATTCACGGTCTCAAAACCTACCTCGATTTGCCGTATCGACGGCTGCTCGACGTCCTTGCAGAAATGCCTCGAATCGGTCGAATTCTCGATTTAGAACCGGCTGAGTTGCCCGATTTTACCACCGTCTGTGCGCGCATGCAGCCGCTGAAAATGCCGATCTGGCGCGACTTTCTCCGCCTGTCGGCGCAGTTGCACGACACCGGCGACATTCAGGCGATCGACGCAACCGGAATGGATCGCATCGCGGCGAGTCAGCACTACGCCAAACGGACGAATTACACCTTTAGAGCGGTGAAAACGACGGCGTTGATCGACTGCGAAACTGGGGTGATTCTCGACATTCATTGCTCGATGAAACAACCTCACGACTCTCAGATCGCGTGGCAACTGCTCACGCGGAACCTAGAGAAACTGACGATACTGACCGCGGACAAAGGTTACGACTGGGAACTACTTCGTCATAAATTGCGATCTGAGGGCGTTACACCGGTGATAAAGTACCGAGAATTCGGTTGGCACGGCATCGCAAACAATGTCTTGCTCGACGATACGACGTACCATCAACGATCGAATATCGAAGCGACGTTTTTCGCGCTCCGGCGAAAATACGGTGAGATCGTGCGAGCTCGAACCTGGTTCGGCCAGTTCCGCGAACTCGTCCTGAAATGTGCCGTCAGAAACGTCGAACTAGCGCTTGACGCTGCTACTGGCTGA
- a CDS encoding sodium-dependent transporter yields MAERETWATRLGFILAAVGSAVGLGNLWQFPFKTSAEGGAAFVFVYLVAAFLIGLPAILGEFVIGRRANINAVEAFDRLKHPAWTVVGVIGLLTGLWILSYYSVVGGWVIRFIADSATGAYFGDPAGHFGDVSMGWAAIALHGLFMAATAVIVAFGVEKGIEKATRLMVPSIVVMLVGLAIYAFTLDGSGPAYGYYLSPDFDYLANNLGSIVPFAVSQAFFSLSLGMGAMITYASYIGDDDSLPADGSLIVVLNTAVGLLAGLVVIPLLFVQFGSVPDVAAGGGPDALFVGVSQVFADLGLAGRVFGVAFFGVVLIAALSSAISLLEVATSYVVDNYGYSRPVTAFGFASAIFALGTLSAWNTAWLGWFDSLAYSVLLPVSVLLVVIFVGWVYGPEAVDEIEKGTGGGETFATAWLWSIRTFVLAGVFVTLYLGVTDIYAAPPIPFL; encoded by the coding sequence ATGGCAGAACGTGAAACGTGGGCCACCAGGCTGGGGTTCATCCTGGCGGCCGTGGGCAGCGCAGTCGGACTGGGGAACCTCTGGCAGTTCCCGTTCAAGACATCGGCAGAGGGCGGCGCGGCGTTCGTCTTCGTCTACCTCGTCGCCGCGTTCCTCATCGGCCTCCCCGCCATCCTCGGTGAGTTCGTGATCGGCCGCCGGGCGAACATCAACGCCGTCGAGGCGTTCGACCGGCTGAAACACCCGGCGTGGACCGTCGTCGGCGTGATCGGGCTGCTGACGGGGCTGTGGATCCTCTCGTACTACAGCGTCGTCGGCGGCTGGGTCATCCGCTTCATCGCAGACAGCGCGACAGGCGCCTACTTCGGGGATCCCGCCGGCCACTTCGGCGACGTCTCGATGGGGTGGGCGGCCATCGCGCTTCACGGTCTCTTCATGGCGGCGACCGCCGTCATCGTGGCGTTCGGCGTCGAGAAGGGTATCGAGAAGGCGACCAGATTGATGGTTCCCTCGATCGTCGTGATGCTCGTCGGGCTCGCCATCTACGCGTTCACGCTCGACGGCTCCGGACCGGCGTACGGCTACTACCTCTCGCCGGACTTCGACTACCTGGCGAACAATCTCGGGAGCATCGTCCCGTTCGCGGTCAGCCAGGCGTTCTTCTCACTGTCGCTGGGGATGGGGGCGATGATCACCTACGCCTCCTACATCGGTGACGACGACAGTCTCCCGGCCGACGGGAGCCTCATCGTCGTGCTGAACACCGCGGTCGGCCTGCTCGCTGGTCTCGTCGTCATCCCGCTCTTGTTCGTCCAGTTCGGGAGCGTCCCCGACGTGGCAGCAGGCGGCGGTCCGGACGCGCTGTTCGTCGGTGTCTCGCAGGTGTTCGCGGATCTCGGCCTCGCCGGTCGGGTGTTCGGCGTCGCGTTCTTCGGCGTCGTGCTCATCGCCGCGCTCTCCTCGGCGATCAGTCTGCTGGAGGTCGCCACCTCGTACGTCGTCGACAACTACGGCTACAGCCGACCGGTCACCGCGTTCGGCTTCGCCAGCGCCATCTTCGCACTCGGGACGCTGTCGGCGTGGAACACCGCCTGGCTCGGCTGGTTCGACTCGCTCGCCTACAGCGTCTTGCTCCCAGTCTCCGTCCTGCTGGTCGTTATCTTCGTCGGCTGGGTGTACGGCCCGGAGGCCGTCGACGAGATCGAGAAGGGCACCGGCGGCGGGGAGACATTCGCGACGGCCTGGCTGTGGTCGATCCGGACGTTCGTGCTCGCCGGCGTCTTCGTGACCCTCTACCTCGGCGTTACGGACATCTACGCGGCGCCGCCCATTCCGTTCCTCTAG
- a CDS encoding type II toxin-antitoxin system PemK/MazF family toxin, with product MSVRRGDLVVVELDPTRGSEQRGTRPGLVVQNDVGNENAPTTIIVPLTTAFDDELFPFEVLLPASECALRADSVANCSQIRTVSIDHRVTERIGSIPDDRLQAVDRALEYSLGLRTV from the coding sequence ATGTCCGTCCGTCGGGGCGACCTCGTCGTGGTCGAGCTGGATCCGACACGAGGGTCCGAACAACGGGGAACGCGACCCGGGCTGGTCGTGCAGAACGACGTCGGTAACGAGAACGCGCCGACGACGATTATCGTTCCGCTGACGACGGCGTTCGACGACGAATTGTTTCCCTTCGAGGTGTTATTGCCCGCCTCGGAGTGCGCCCTGCGAGCGGATTCCGTGGCGAACTGCAGCCAGATTCGAACGGTGTCGATCGACCACCGCGTCACGGAGCGGATCGGATCGATTCCGGACGATCGGCTGCAAGCGGTCGATCGGGCGCTCGAGTACAGTCTGGGCCTCCGGACGGTGTGA
- a CDS encoding AbrB/MazE/SpoVT family DNA-binding domain-containing protein, giving the protein MDDTERRTVGSRGQITIPKELRERFGIAGGDDVRVREADGKIVVEPTPSRAELAEGYRRRAEHHRELAEEFAGTSREANDVLGDVPAWEDE; this is encoded by the coding sequence ATGGACGACACCGAGAGACGCACGGTCGGCTCGCGGGGCCAGATCACCATTCCGAAAGAACTCAGAGAACGATTCGGCATCGCGGGCGGTGACGACGTTCGCGTCCGCGAAGCGGACGGGAAGATCGTCGTCGAGCCGACGCCGTCACGGGCGGAACTCGCCGAAGGGTACCGACGGCGGGCCGAGCACCACCGCGAGCTCGCCGAGGAGTTCGCCGGGACCAGTCGCGAAGCGAACGACGTGCTCGGCGACGTGCCAGCCTGGGAGGACGAGTGA
- a CDS encoding cupin domain-containing protein produces MATDHDATEQPVAPTERVTLDELDGQPHAHCFEEEPMTVRLSLDAGESVPAHQHPDRRIVLHLVEGALSVTLGDDEHEVRAGEVVRFDGNQDVSPEALEDSTALLVLAKRES; encoded by the coding sequence ATGGCGACAGACCACGACGCGACCGAGCAACCCGTTGCCCCGACGGAACGCGTGACGCTCGACGAACTCGACGGCCAGCCTCACGCCCACTGCTTCGAAGAAGAGCCGATGACGGTCCGGCTCTCGCTCGATGCCGGCGAGTCGGTCCCGGCCCACCAGCACCCTGACAGACGGATCGTCCTGCACCTCGTGGAGGGCGCGCTCTCGGTGACGCTGGGTGACGACGAACACGAGGTCCGCGCCGGCGAGGTCGTCCGCTTCGATGGAAACCAGGACGTCTCGCCGGAGGCGCTGGAGGACAGTACCGCGCTGCTCGTGCTGGCGAAACGAGAGTCGTGA
- a CDS encoding DNA polymerase sliding clamp, whose product MFKAIVSAETLSSALDSVSVLVEECKIHLEEDGLRIRAVDPANVGMVDLSLEADAFESYEADGGLIGVDLSRLEDIAGMAESGQLVQLELDEETRKLHAQIEGLEYTLALIDPDSIRQEPDIPDLDLPARVVLEGKDVNRAVTAADMVSDHIALGVDEAEEYFYVDAEGDTDDVHLELTADELIDLEVGSAHSLFSLDYLKDMNKAIPRDAEVAADLGEEFPIKMYFGFAEGQGQVTYMLAPRIQSD is encoded by the coding sequence ATGTTCAAGGCCATCGTGAGTGCGGAAACGCTCTCGAGCGCGCTGGATTCGGTGAGCGTGCTGGTCGAGGAGTGCAAGATACACCTGGAGGAAGACGGCCTCCGGATCCGGGCGGTCGATCCCGCCAACGTGGGGATGGTCGATCTCTCGCTCGAGGCCGACGCGTTCGAGTCCTACGAGGCCGACGGCGGCCTCATCGGCGTCGACCTCTCTCGTCTCGAAGACATCGCCGGCATGGCCGAATCCGGCCAGCTCGTCCAGCTCGAACTCGACGAGGAGACCCGCAAGCTCCACGCCCAGATCGAGGGGCTCGAGTACACCCTCGCGCTGATCGATCCCGACTCCATCCGCCAGGAGCCGGACATCCCGGACCTCGACCTGCCCGCTCGCGTCGTCCTCGAAGGGAAAGACGTCAACCGCGCAGTCACCGCCGCGGACATGGTCTCCGACCACATCGCACTCGGCGTCGACGAGGCCGAGGAGTACTTCTACGTCGACGCCGAGGGCGACACCGACGACGTCCACTTAGAACTCACCGCCGACGAACTCATCGACCTCGAGGTCGGCTCCGCACACTCACTGTTCAGCCTCGACTACCTCAAAGACATGAACAAGGCCATCCCCCGTGACGCCGAAGTCGCCGCCGACCTCGGCGAGGAGTTCCCCATCAAGATGTACTTCGGCTTCGCGGAAGGGCAGGGCCAGGTCACCTACATGCTCGCGCCGCGCATCCAGAGCGACTGA
- a CDS encoding S8 family serine peptidase — translation MDATNPSESGENAVELADEDVAVQTQTGTDVTVASELESNAGGGETVEVFVRFDAATSENFATATDGAAPTGDSKVALKREAELAQAGFDKLAADSDAVSVINDFWITNAKLVEVDTSQVSLDSLTTVDGVTALHPNYAVEQVDPEPVQTDAVEPADHGVSTYGLQQVNAPAAWEAFDATGQGVDVAVIDTGIHADHQEFDDYNESNWAAFDFEGNQRDVGPHDDNGHGTHVAGTILGGNESGVHIGVAPDANLYAINVFPDPNGGTTLAAIVAGMQHAVEEDTDLISMSLGGGGYAGVYVDVVQNAQAAGTHVVASSGNDGPNAEGTPGNVYNVTAVGATDATGAVAGFSTGTEINTSEEWGFIAPESWPDEYVTPDVAAPGVDVYSSVPGGTDTYSGAYSGTSMAAPHVSGVMALVLSAQEQDPTPNELKDTIEETATKPAPDALSPAVLDQAGQISQAQIVNLHDDTVADARYGYGIVDAYSAITALNASSNQLTVDVQDPDGNPVVDSGQLVNDGTAASVTLDDASRTEYAADGTATFDVAKDTVEVTAADAFGYVSNNATVTLSGDTTETIQLDRRVDLQALQPLPSELNATDGATLSADVAHLENYTVSLGPNADVAEENVTLTLSAGTYGPTEIQLGQTIDVTEQTPNGQTGEFALNVTVDGAVGEVVELEHTFEGHNESATVSVGSTELVEDAGALADLQISEHDPLTEALPGSQMRTNDITVHNPADEAQNGTVVWNLEPLGAFTESVSLGPGESETFNISLHLGTVPAPWSYEYGVGDTAQQALILEDERGNVDDTDVWGTEIVGGDLSGQVTDTDGEALGGITVTATDGFNTVETTTNSSGHYQLVAPAPGEWTVTAQSGSYGPATSTVTIDQNMTPVTHDVAVGSTPTFDLQMAADESFALGIPADVKGGTVGDVVETDAAKIWAFDTETDGWSLVNSSYEIGALDAIVVSTNARTNVSITFAGTPGEDGMATPGSKPIDEGWNFVAPAEFDTPSDAFTSSASIESVMGIQEPAQSPMLPDGGFQGVETMNTADNVSPFGGYFVFAADDGELGANTYEGMTLDSAYANLGVSTSAIEGQVTSAVTDDPIEGATVSIAGTTLSATTDETGQYTLPSVPNTLDQDLVVDAPDYDRTTVADASGPTDVTLQDEVYFNVTDFTLTSGTDYEIGNSTVELSYTIRNDGSQTAQQVVSSEFGVDVENARINESTWQLNATMFTLDPGESITVSVTEPVGEFVTTDASHVGVFTADDHEIREVTVTE, via the coding sequence ATGGACGCGACGAATCCGTCTGAATCGGGGGAGAACGCGGTCGAACTCGCCGACGAGGACGTCGCAGTACAGACACAGACCGGGACCGACGTCACGGTCGCGTCAGAACTCGAATCGAACGCGGGCGGCGGCGAGACGGTCGAGGTATTCGTCCGTTTCGACGCGGCGACGTCGGAGAACTTCGCGACCGCCACGGATGGCGCGGCGCCGACGGGCGACTCGAAAGTCGCCCTGAAGCGTGAGGCCGAACTCGCGCAAGCCGGGTTCGACAAACTCGCCGCCGATTCCGACGCCGTCTCGGTGATAAACGACTTCTGGATCACGAACGCCAAGCTCGTCGAGGTCGACACCTCACAGGTGTCACTCGACAGCCTCACGACGGTCGACGGCGTGACGGCGCTCCACCCAAACTACGCCGTCGAACAGGTCGACCCGGAGCCGGTTCAGACCGACGCCGTCGAACCGGCCGACCACGGCGTGTCCACCTACGGTCTCCAGCAGGTGAACGCGCCGGCGGCCTGGGAGGCGTTCGACGCGACCGGGCAGGGCGTCGACGTGGCCGTCATCGACACGGGGATCCACGCCGACCACCAGGAGTTCGACGACTACAACGAGTCGAACTGGGCGGCCTTCGACTTCGAAGGCAATCAGCGCGACGTGGGACCGCACGACGACAATGGCCACGGGACGCACGTCGCGGGGACGATTCTCGGCGGGAACGAGAGCGGCGTCCACATCGGCGTCGCACCCGACGCGAACCTGTACGCGATCAACGTCTTCCCCGACCCGAACGGCGGGACGACGCTCGCCGCTATCGTCGCAGGGATGCAACACGCCGTCGAGGAGGACACCGACCTCATCAGTATGAGCCTCGGTGGCGGCGGCTACGCCGGCGTCTACGTCGACGTGGTACAGAACGCACAGGCGGCAGGCACCCACGTCGTCGCCTCGTCCGGCAACGACGGACCGAACGCCGAAGGAACGCCCGGGAACGTCTACAACGTGACGGCCGTCGGGGCGACGGACGCGACCGGCGCCGTCGCCGGCTTCTCGACGGGGACCGAGATCAACACGTCCGAGGAGTGGGGCTTCATCGCGCCGGAGTCCTGGCCGGACGAGTACGTCACGCCCGACGTCGCCGCTCCAGGCGTGGACGTGTACAGCAGCGTTCCGGGTGGCACGGACACCTACTCCGGCGCGTACTCGGGAACCAGCATGGCCGCGCCGCACGTGAGCGGCGTGATGGCGCTCGTGCTGTCGGCCCAGGAGCAGGATCCGACGCCGAACGAGCTGAAGGACACCATCGAGGAGACGGCGACGAAGCCGGCTCCCGACGCACTGAGTCCGGCGGTGCTCGACCAGGCCGGGCAGATCTCACAGGCGCAGATCGTCAATCTACACGACGACACCGTGGCGGACGCCCGGTACGGGTACGGGATCGTCGACGCGTACTCGGCGATCACGGCGCTAAACGCCAGCAGCAACCAGCTGACGGTGGACGTCCAGGACCCGGACGGTAACCCCGTCGTCGATAGCGGTCAATTGGTCAACGACGGCACCGCGGCGAGCGTCACGCTCGACGACGCGAGCCGAACCGAGTACGCGGCCGACGGAACTGCGACGTTCGACGTGGCCAAGGACACCGTCGAGGTGACGGCCGCCGACGCGTTCGGGTACGTCTCGAACAACGCGACCGTTACCCTTTCGGGGGACACGACGGAGACGATCCAGCTCGACCGTCGCGTCGACCTGCAGGCGCTCCAACCGCTCCCGTCGGAGCTGAACGCGACGGATGGCGCGACGCTTTCGGCCGACGTGGCGCACCTGGAGAACTACACGGTCTCGCTCGGGCCGAACGCCGACGTCGCCGAGGAGAACGTCACGCTCACTCTGAGCGCGGGCACGTACGGCCCGACCGAGATTCAGCTCGGCCAGACGATCGACGTCACCGAGCAAACGCCGAACGGACAGACCGGCGAATTCGCGCTGAACGTGACCGTCGACGGCGCCGTCGGCGAGGTCGTCGAACTCGAACACACGTTCGAAGGGCACAACGAATCGGCGACGGTCTCGGTCGGATCGACCGAACTCGTCGAGGACGCCGGAGCCCTCGCCGACCTCCAGATCTCTGAACACGACCCGCTCACGGAGGCCCTGCCGGGCAGCCAGATGCGGACGAACGACATCACGGTTCACAACCCGGCCGACGAGGCCCAGAACGGGACCGTTGTCTGGAACTTGGAGCCGCTCGGCGCCTTCACGGAATCCGTGTCGCTCGGACCCGGTGAGAGCGAGACGTTCAACATCTCGCTGCACCTCGGAACCGTGCCGGCGCCGTGGAGCTACGAGTACGGGGTCGGTGACACGGCCCAGCAAGCGCTTATCCTCGAAGACGAGCGCGGAAACGTAGACGACACCGACGTCTGGGGGACCGAAATCGTCGGCGGGGATCTCTCCGGGCAGGTGACGGACACCGACGGCGAGGCCCTCGGCGGCATCACCGTCACCGCGACGGACGGATTCAACACCGTCGAGACGACGACGAACAGTTCCGGTCACTACCAGCTCGTCGCGCCCGCTCCCGGCGAGTGGACGGTGACGGCACAATCCGGGAGTTACGGACCCGCGACGTCGACGGTGACGATCGATCAGAACATGACGCCGGTCACCCACGACGTCGCGGTCGGCTCGACGCCGACGTTCGACCTCCAGATGGCGGCCGACGAGTCGTTCGCGCTCGGCATCCCGGCTGACGTGAAGGGCGGGACCGTCGGCGACGTCGTCGAGACCGACGCTGCGAAAATCTGGGCGTTCGACACCGAAACCGACGGCTGGTCGCTGGTCAACTCCAGCTACGAGATCGGCGCGCTCGACGCGATCGTCGTGAGCACGAACGCCAGAACTAACGTTTCCATCACCTTTGCCGGCACGCCCGGCGAAGACGGGATGGCGACGCCCGGTTCGAAGCCGATCGACGAGGGCTGGAACTTCGTCGCGCCCGCCGAGTTCGACACGCCGAGCGATGCGTTCACGTCCTCGGCGTCGATCGAGAGCGTAATGGGGATTCAGGAACCCGCGCAGTCGCCGATGCTACCGGACGGCGGTTTCCAGGGCGTCGAGACGATGAACACCGCGGACAACGTCAGTCCGTTCGGCGGCTACTTCGTCTTCGCCGCCGACGACGGCGAACTGGGTGCGAACACGTACGAGGGAATGACGCTCGACTCCGCGTACGCGAACCTCGGTGTGAGCACGTCGGCGATCGAAGGGCAGGTCACCAGCGCGGTGACCGACGATCCCATCGAAGGCGCGACGGTCTCCATCGCCGGGACCACGCTCTCGGCGACGACCGACGAGACGGGGCAGTACACCCTTCCGTCGGTGCCGAACACGCTCGACCAGGACCTCGTCGTCGACGCACCCGACTACGACCGGACGACGGTCGCCGACGCGTCGGGCCCGACCGACGTGACGCTCCAGGACGAGGTCTACTTCAACGTCACCGACTTCACGCTCACGTCCGGTACCGACTACGAGATCGGCAACAGCACCGTCGAACTCAGCTACACGATCCGTAACGACGGCTCGCAGACCGCACAGCAGGTCGTCTCGAGCGAGTTCGGCGTCGACGTCGAGAACGCCCGGATCAACGAAAGCACGTGGCAACTCAACGCGACGATGTTCACGCTCGACCCGGGCGAGTCGATCACCGTCTCCGTGACGGAGCCGGTCGGCGAGTTCGTGACGACCGACGCTTCGCACGTGGGCGTCTTCACCGCCGACGATCACGAGATTCGCGAGGTCACGGTCACGGAGTGA
- a CDS encoding CARDB domain-containing protein, whose protein sequence is MSGRRRLLALALTAAMVLSVVGVAAAPALAQSDPELPGATYYGTVQIDGEPAPVGTHVAAYVDGVKQDALTIEEAGIYGGPGGGDGQLVVGAEAGDEVQFFVNGEPVDTDPSPVVWESADSEQVNLTGTDVGQPNVTVEIDPEASVTTVEPNGTAAVLATVENTGDGEALDRTISFGVEGDRQDATTVSLSPGESRDVQFNATFAETGEYEATVDTIDATASVTISVEEGTGGGPGLPPPPPDDGDTGEPDVTVTNATLSETEIAPGDSVSIVVTLQNDADDRAFATLPITVDGTEVATETVTVEGGAETEVTFTRSFDEPGEYAIAVDGVDAGTVTVAPDDDSDTGGGDDSGDDGSADDSDDGSGGGDGVPGFGPVAAALALLAAVGVARLRVA, encoded by the coding sequence GTGAGCGGAAGACGGCGCCTGCTGGCGCTCGCCCTGACGGCAGCGATGGTGCTGTCGGTCGTCGGCGTCGCAGCGGCGCCGGCGCTCGCCCAGAGTGATCCTGAGCTACCGGGGGCAACGTACTACGGAACGGTCCAGATCGACGGCGAACCGGCACCGGTCGGAACGCACGTCGCGGCGTACGTCGACGGGGTGAAGCAGGACGCTCTCACGATCGAAGAGGCAGGCATCTACGGCGGGCCAGGGGGTGGTGACGGACAACTTGTGGTCGGCGCCGAAGCCGGAGACGAAGTCCAGTTCTTCGTCAACGGCGAACCGGTCGACACGGATCCGTCACCCGTCGTGTGGGAGTCCGCCGATTCCGAGCAGGTCAATCTAACCGGGACGGACGTCGGCCAGCCGAACGTTACCGTCGAGATCGATCCGGAGGCGTCGGTCACGACGGTCGAACCGAACGGGACGGCGGCCGTCCTCGCGACGGTGGAAAACACTGGCGACGGCGAGGCGCTCGACCGGACGATCTCGTTCGGCGTCGAAGGCGACCGGCAGGACGCGACGACCGTCTCGCTGTCGCCCGGCGAGAGCCGGGACGTCCAGTTCAACGCGACGTTCGCGGAGACGGGCGAGTACGAGGCCACCGTCGACACGATCGACGCGACCGCGTCGGTGACCATCTCCGTCGAGGAGGGCACCGGCGGCGGTCCCGGACTGCCACCACCACCGCCGGACGACGGCGACACCGGCGAGCCGGACGTGACCGTGACTAACGCGACGCTCAGTGAGACCGAGATCGCACCCGGCGACTCGGTGTCGATCGTCGTGACGCTCCAGAACGACGCCGACGACCGCGCGTTCGCCACCCTCCCGATCACCGTCGACGGGACAGAGGTCGCGACGGAGACCGTCACCGTCGAGGGCGGCGCCGAGACGGAGGTGACGTTCACGCGGTCGTTCGACGAGCCGGGCGAGTACGCGATCGCCGTCGACGGCGTCGACGCCGGGACGGTCACCGTCGCCCCGGACGACGATAGCGACACCGGTGGCGGTGACGATTCCGGCGACGACGGATCGGCAGACGACAGTGACGACGGATCGGGCGGCGGAGACGGCGTCCCCGGCTTCGGGCCGGTGGCGGCCGCGCTCGCACTGCTCGCCGCAGTCGGGGTCGCTCGACTCCGAGTCGCGTAA
- a CDS encoding AAA family ATPase: MSDVVTPTGDGVDPSTLFDAIRSETNRVLVGSDDQLEYLTIALLIRGHVLIEGVPGVAKTTMATLFARASGMESTRIQLTPDLLPADLTGTQIYREATGEFELRRGPIFSNLVVADEINRATPKTQSALLEAMGERHVTIDGETLSLPSPFMVVATQNPIEMEGVFALPEAQRDRFTFKLTVDLPARDDERAILDRFESDPTLGPESVDPVVFPAAIRVARKSVASVHVSDPIREYVLDLVAASRDHPDVAHGASPRATLAFVEGAKARAALYGRGYVIPDDVKALAQPILVHRLVLATDATLSSTSREDVVEDIVTDVQPPGADPDELSGPAPH; the protein is encoded by the coding sequence ATGAGCGACGTAGTCACCCCCACCGGCGACGGCGTCGACCCGTCGACGCTCTTCGACGCGATCCGGTCCGAGACGAATCGGGTGCTGGTGGGTTCGGACGACCAGCTCGAGTACCTGACGATCGCGCTCCTGATCCGCGGGCACGTCCTGATCGAGGGCGTGCCGGGCGTGGCCAAGACCACGATGGCGACGCTGTTCGCCCGCGCGAGCGGGATGGAGTCGACGCGGATCCAGCTCACGCCCGACCTCCTGCCGGCCGACCTCACGGGGACCCAGATCTACCGCGAGGCGACCGGCGAGTTCGAACTCCGGCGCGGGCCGATCTTCTCGAACCTCGTCGTCGCCGACGAGATCAATCGCGCGACGCCGAAGACCCAGTCCGCGCTGCTGGAGGCGATGGGGGAGCGCCACGTCACGATCGACGGCGAGACGCTGTCGCTGCCGTCCCCGTTCATGGTCGTCGCGACCCAGAACCCGATCGAGATGGAGGGCGTCTTCGCCCTTCCGGAGGCCCAGCGCGACCGGTTTACGTTCAAGCTGACCGTGGACCTTCCGGCGCGCGACGACGAACGAGCGATCCTCGACCGGTTCGAGTCCGACCCCACGCTCGGACCGGAGTCGGTCGATCCGGTCGTGTTCCCGGCGGCGATTCGGGTCGCCCGCAAGTCCGTCGCGTCGGTCCACGTCTCCGACCCGATCCGAGAGTACGTGCTCGACCTGGTTGCGGCGAGTCGCGACCACCCGGACGTCGCCCACGGTGCCTCGCCCCGGGCGACGCTCGCCTTCGTCGAGGGGGCCAAAGCGCGCGCGGCGCTCTACGGTCGCGGCTACGTCATCCCGGACGACGTGAAGGCCCTCGCCCAGCCCATCCTCGTCCACCGGCTCGTCCTCGCGACCGACGCGACGCTCTCGTCTACGAGTCGCGAGGACGTCGTCGAGGACATCGTGACCGACGTCCAGCCGCCAGGCGCCGACCCAGACGAACTCTCGGGACCGGCGCCACACTGA